The Macrococcoides canis genome has a window encoding:
- the clpP gene encoding ATP-dependent Clp endopeptidase proteolytic subunit ClpP gives MNLIPTVIESTNRGERAYDIYSRLLKDRIIMLGSAIDDNVANSIVSQLLFLQAQDAEKDIYLYINSPGGSVTAGMAIYDTMQHIKPDVQTICIGMAASMGSFLLAAGAKGKRFALPNAEVMIHQPLGGAQGQATEIEIAARHILKTREKLNRILAERTGQPIEKIEKDTDRDNFLTADEAKAYGLIDEVMHPAE, from the coding sequence ATGAACTTAATACCTACAGTAATCGAATCAACAAATCGCGGAGAACGCGCATATGATATTTATTCACGTCTGTTAAAGGACCGCATCATCATGTTAGGATCAGCAATCGATGATAACGTGGCAAACTCTATCGTATCTCAGTTATTATTCTTACAAGCACAAGATGCAGAGAAAGATATCTATTTATACATCAACTCACCTGGTGGTAGCGTGACTGCTGGTATGGCTATCTATGATACAATGCAGCACATCAAACCTGACGTACAGACAATCTGTATCGGTATGGCTGCATCAATGGGATCATTCTTACTTGCAGCCGGAGCAAAAGGGAAACGCTTCGCTCTACCAAATGCTGAAGTGATGATTCACCAGCCGTTAGGTGGCGCACAAGGTCAGGCAACTGAAATTGAAATTGCGGCACGTCATATTTTAAAGACACGCGAAAAACTTAATCGCATCTTAGCTGAACGCACAGGTCAACCTATCGAAAAGATTGAAAAAGATACAGATCGTGACAACTTCTTAACAGCAGATGAAGCGAAAGCTTATGGCTTAATCGACGAAGTTATGCATCCAGCAGAATAA
- a CDS encoding glutaredoxin family protein, whose translation MKELTLLVGNQCGLCNDAKIQIALAQEDADFAVHEININSDAALEEQYFMSIPVLLHNDVVIQEGHIDFVTILEYLSEN comes from the coding sequence ATGAAAGAACTTACTTTACTTGTAGGGAATCAGTGTGGACTTTGCAATGATGCTAAAATTCAAATCGCACTTGCACAAGAAGATGCTGATTTTGCTGTGCACGAAATCAATATCAATAGTGATGCAGCATTAGAGGAACAATACTTTATGTCGATTCCGGTGTTATTACATAATGATGTTGTGATTCAGGAAGGGCATATTGATTTTGTGACGATTCTGGAATATTTAAGCGAAAACTAA
- a CDS encoding sugar-binding transcriptional regulator, translating to MNALFEVQKKLVPDLVDKMYRRFQILSAIELHEPIGRRALSETVHLSERILRTETDILKTQGLITITSKGMSVTDSGKDVLDKMKASMDSLTRLEHVAHAIESRYGIQKVIVVSGDADNDDEVKLRMGQATSEYLESCFKDGTKVTVTGGSTMAYIARSMRPTDKSINFIPARGGLGEEVSFQANAITHLMAEQTGGTFEVLYVPDQVSEAGYNALLEEQSVRRVLQHIQQADIVLHGIGSAHKMAERRHSSPQVMEKLMDGNAVAEAFGYYFDEDGNIVYRVRTIGIHLDDLTEDKRIIAVAGGNSKKEAIASYLKIAPKHTVLITDSVVGDWLMNQ from the coding sequence TTGAATGCTTTATTTGAGGTTCAAAAGAAGCTTGTCCCTGATTTAGTTGACAAGATGTACAGAAGATTTCAGATACTCTCTGCGATTGAGCTGCATGAGCCGATAGGTAGACGTGCGCTTAGTGAAACAGTTCATCTGAGTGAACGTATTCTTAGAACTGAGACAGATATATTAAAAACGCAAGGTCTGATTACCATTACATCTAAAGGCATGTCAGTAACTGACAGTGGTAAAGATGTTCTTGATAAGATGAAAGCTTCGATGGATAGTCTGACAAGGCTGGAACATGTTGCGCATGCTATAGAAAGCCGCTATGGCATTCAAAAGGTAATCGTTGTAAGCGGTGATGCAGACAACGATGATGAAGTGAAACTGAGGATGGGTCAGGCAACGAGCGAATATCTGGAAAGTTGTTTTAAAGACGGTACTAAAGTGACTGTAACAGGAGGATCGACAATGGCGTATATTGCGCGTTCGATGCGTCCTACTGATAAATCTATCAATTTCATTCCTGCGCGTGGAGGATTAGGTGAAGAAGTTTCTTTTCAAGCCAATGCAATAACACATTTGATGGCTGAACAGACGGGTGGGACGTTCGAAGTTCTCTATGTCCCAGATCAAGTAAGTGAAGCAGGTTATAATGCACTTCTTGAGGAACAGTCTGTCAGACGTGTATTACAGCATATTCAACAGGCAGATATTGTACTGCATGGCATTGGTTCAGCGCATAAGATGGCTGAAAGAAGGCACTCATCACCACAAGTTATGGAGAAGCTGATGGATGGAAATGCTGTTGCTGAAGCTTTCGGTTATTATTTTGATGAGGATGGCAACATCGTCTATCGTGTAAGAACAATTGGTATACATCTTGATGACCTCACTGAAGACAAAAGAATCATTGCCGTAGCAGGAGGGAATAGTAAGAAAGAAGCGATTGCTTCCTATCTGAAGATAGCTCCGAAACATACGGTATTGATTACAGATTCAGTTGTAGGTGACTGGCTGATGAATCAGTAG
- the gap gene encoding type I glyceraldehyde-3-phosphate dehydrogenase has protein sequence MAVKVAINGFGRIGRLAFRRLQEVEGIEVVAVNDLTDDKMLAHLLKYDTTQGRFKEEVEVIEGGFRVNGREVKSFENPNPAELPWGELGIDVVLECTGFFTDKEKAQAHIEAGAKKVLISAPAKGDLKTVVYNVNHDVLDGSEEIVSGASCTTNCLAPMAKVLNDEFGIIEGLMMTVHAFTGDQNTLDAPHAKGDFRRARAAANNIVPNSTGAAKAIGLVIPELKGKLDGSAQRVPVPTGSVTELTTILEKEVSVEEVNAAMKAASNESFGYTEDEIVSSDIIGITYGSLFDATQTRVMTVGEHQMVKTVAWYDNEMSYTAQLVRTLEFLAEQAQAK, from the coding sequence ATGGCAGTAAAAGTAGCAATTAACGGATTTGGTAGAATCGGACGTTTAGCATTCAGAAGATTACAAGAAGTAGAAGGTATTGAAGTAGTAGCAGTTAACGATTTAACAGATGATAAAATGCTCGCGCATTTATTAAAATATGATACAACACAAGGGCGTTTCAAAGAAGAAGTAGAAGTTATTGAAGGCGGATTCCGTGTCAACGGTCGCGAAGTTAAATCATTCGAAAATCCTAACCCAGCTGAATTACCATGGGGCGAGCTTGGAATCGACGTAGTATTAGAATGTACTGGTTTCTTCACGGATAAAGAAAAAGCTCAAGCGCATATCGAAGCAGGCGCTAAAAAAGTATTAATCTCTGCACCTGCTAAAGGCGACTTAAAAACTGTAGTATATAACGTTAACCACGACGTATTAGATGGTTCTGAAGAGATCGTTTCTGGTGCTTCATGTACTACTAACTGTTTAGCACCTATGGCTAAAGTATTAAACGATGAATTTGGTATCATTGAAGGATTAATGATGACAGTTCACGCATTTACTGGTGACCAAAACACATTAGATGCACCACACGCAAAAGGTGACTTCCGTCGTGCACGTGCTGCTGCAAACAACATCGTTCCTAACTCAACAGGTGCTGCTAAAGCAATCGGTTTAGTTATCCCTGAATTAAAAGGTAAATTAGACGGATCAGCTCAACGTGTTCCAGTTCCAACTGGTTCAGTAACTGAGTTAACTACAATCTTAGAAAAAGAAGTTTCAGTTGAAGAAGTTAACGCTGCAATGAAAGCTGCTTCTAACGAATCATTCGGTTACACTGAAGACGAAATCGTATCATCAGACATTATCGGTATTACTTACGGTTCATTATTTGATGCAACACAAACACGTGTAATGACTGTTGGTGAACACCAGATGGTTAAGACAGTTGCTTGGTACGATAACGAAATGAGCTACACTGCACAATTAGTTCGTACGTTAGAATTCTTAGCTGAACAAGCACAAGCTAAATAA